The sequence CACAACAGCTCCTGTTGGCATTGTCACTTGACGGCCATCATCAAACTTAACTACAGCTTCGCGTTCACTTTCCTCTTTTGATAAACCGAATCCTTGGTTACCTGAGGGTGCAACGAGTGCTGTTTCGAAAGATTCTTTCATCTCAGTTAACGGAATTAAATCTTGTGGGCGTTTAGGCCCTGCTAGGTTAGGTGCGATTTCACTTAAATCAATTGTCACATTAGAAGAATATGTAATTTCTTCGGTCACATCATGGAATAATGCATTTTCTTTTAAGTAACTCTCAATCACTTTGATTTGACGTTGCTTACGACCTGTTAAGGCTAAGTAGTTCAAAGTTTCATTATCAACTGGGAAAAAGCCACAGGTCGCCCCATATTCAGGTGCCATGTTAGCTACTGTCGCACGATCTGATAATGTTAATGTTGCTAAACCTTCACCTGTAAACTCAACGAATTTACCAACAACACCGTGTTCCCGTAAAACTTGGGTCACTTTTAATGCTAAATCGGTTGCTGTCGCACCTGGTGGTAACGCATTTGTTAATTTGACACCCACGACTTCAGGAATAGGGAAGTACGATGGCTGACCAAGCATCCCTGCTTCGGCTTCAATGCCACCTACACCCCATCCTAATACGCCCAAAGCGTTAACCATTGTTGTATGTGAATCAGTACCCACTAATGTATCAGGATATAGAATGGTTTTACCAGCTTCTTCTTTTTCGAACACCACACGCGCCAAAAATTCAAGGTTAACTTGGTGAACAATACCAGTTGCTGGCGGCACTGCTTGATAATTATCAAATGCTGATTGTGCCCATTTTAAAAATTCATAACGTTCTTGATTACGCTTGAATTCCAATGCCATGTTACGTTGCAAGGCATCTGCTGTTCCGTATGTATCTACTTGTACAGAGTGATCAATTACTAAGTCAACCGGTACTTCCGGGTTAATTGCCTCAGGGTTCCCACCGAGTTTCTGTAATGCGTCACGCATTGCTGCTAAATCAACTACAGCTGGTACACCCGTGAAATCTTGTAGAATAACACGTGCAGGTTTAAACGGTACTTCACCTGGTTGAACAGCTGGTTGCCATTGTGATAATGCCTCAACATGTTCTTCTGTAATAATCAGGCCATCAAATTGACGTAAGACTGATTCCAATAGCACTCGTATGCTGTATGGTAAAGTTGTCACATCATTTAATTGGTCTTTACAGTAGCTGGCAATATCAAAATAAGTGTACACTTCATTATCGACTGTCAGCTCTGACATATAATCATTGTGTTTTAACATAAGAAGCCCCCCGTTATCATATTTGTATACCTTTCACTATAGCCTTTTTAAGGTGATAAGTAAAATAATTTATATTTTAATTCTAACATAAGGAAAACTTATCATTAGAAGTTTAATATTTATTTAACAAAAGTTACTAATGCCTTAATGAGTTATACCCTAGCCTAACAATTTTTATTTTAGTATGTTTCCTTGCCGTATTCTTAGATAACATCGGGATAGTTGCTGGTGTGGTCTCGCATTTATACTTGCGCTTATACTTATACCGGCTAATAAAAATCACGCACTTCCAAATGCATCTAAACCCGTTATCCCTGTAACATGTGGTGTTGTCCTTGTTACAATCATACTTGTGTTCTTCAATTTAACCCCTATTTTTGAGAATTTTACCCGTTATGCCGCTATCTCTTTGCTGTTTTCATTGCTAGCTACTTTGTTAGTGATTGATTTAGTTGATTACTTTAAGAAACGAGCCACTAAAAAAGGGAAACAACTGCGGAATAAATATTTCATAAACATTAACAGTCCTCTGCAGCTGTTTTTTTATTCAAAATTGATAAAATCGAGTTTTTAAACGTAGATCTCTCTCCCCTATTAAGAATCGACAAAAAAGCAACTACCGAAAGGTAGTTGCTTAGATAGAATAATACGATAAAGATTCCAACATAAGGAATGGTACTCAATTGCTTGAAGGATTGGTACTCAATTGCTTGAAGGATTGGTACTCAACTGCTTGAAGGATTGGTACTCGCTGTCGCTGCGTCCCATACTGTACTTGTAAGCTCATTTCTTCGCAACAATGTCAGCACCCATACTACTCTCGCAAGTTCATAACTTCGCCACAATGTCAGCACCCATACTGTTCTCGTAAAGCGGATAAATCCGCTACGATATTAGCAAAGGATTGGTACTCAATTTCTGGCGAAATTTCCGTCCCATACTGTTCTCGTAAAGCGGATAAATCCGCTACGATAACAGCAGTTACTTATACAATTCCTTATAGATGTCTTGATAGTATAAAATGTCACGGACATAGATGTCAGAGTGGTTATAATCAAAGATCGCTTTTTTTAGATGTTTACGATCGATGCTGGCTTTTGTTTTATTCAGATAGTTTGCTGTACTATAAATAGCATCCACGGCATTCATTGGATCAGCGATACCATCACCGTCTCCATCAACACCATAACCGCCATATTTAGCGATTATTTTAACATCTGTCAGGTCTTTCTCCGTGACTTCGTTATTTTTCCCTGGATAGTTCCATCCTACCCAAGTTAATGGTAAAAACTGCATGGGTCCAATTGCTCCAGCATTGGATACCATTGATTTTGAACGCGAGAAGTTCGTTTCAACCCGATGTACTGCTGCTAGTAGCTGCCAATCGATGTTGTACTCTTTTCCAGCGGCTTTATATGTTTCAATATATTGTTTAGGAATGTGACCTTTGATTTTTATTGCTTGTGATTGCCAGAAACTTCCGAAGAGTAACGTAACAAACACAACTGTAAACAAGAGAAATCCAAAAGCGCGCACAACCCTTTTCATAAGTGTCATGAGCAACTCTCCTATCATGATAATTTATCGGTATTAAAAAGTAATTGTTTTAACTCATTAATGTTTATATTTGCTTTTTGTTCATTCGATGGTAGGATTTGATCAACTAATGATAGTTTTGATTGTTGTAAATCACGAATATTTTCTTCAATCGTACCTTTCGAGATAATTCGAACCACATCTACATCTTTTGTTTGACCAATTCGATGCGCACGCGCTGCTGCTTGTTGTTCAACTGCGGGATTCCACCATAAATCATAGAGAATAACGCGGGATGCACCGGTTAAGTTAAGTCCTGTTCCTCCGGCTTTAAGCGAAATTAGAAAGACGGTACGTTCACTATTGTTGAATGCCGTTGCCATTTCCATTCGTTTTGAAGCGTTTGTTTTTCCATCTAATAGGAAATAAGGAATGCCTAATTTTTCAAGTTCTTGTCCAATCAGTGGTAGCATTGAAGCAAATTGTGAAAAGATCAGCATCTGTTTATCTTCAGCGGCAGTTTCAGTCACTATTCGTAACAGTTCATCTAACTTCGCCGAGCCTCCTTGATAATCTTCTAAAATCAATCGTGGGTCATCACAAATTTGGCGTAAACGAGTCAACGCTGCTAATATCTGCATTCGTTGTTGTGGCTCGCTTTTATCTTCTTCAAGCGATACGCGCAAACTATTAATAACTTGCATGTAGATTCGTTTTTGCTCAGAGTTTAAATCAATCGATAAATTCGTTTCATTCAAACTAGGCAAATCTGAGAGAATATCTTGTTTCAGTCGACGTAAAATAAATGGTGCTGTTAATTTTTTCACTTCGGCTGGTGGCAATTTTTTAAATTGTGTTAAGACTGGTAAGTAGCCAGGTAAAATAATCTGGAATAACGCCCATAAATCGTCACTTCTATTTTCAATCGGCGTACCACTTAACGCGACTTTATGTTTCGCTTTAACGTGTTTAGCGGCTTGCGAAATAAGTGAACGTGAATTTTTCAATGATTGAGCTTCATCGAGTACAAAACAACCCAGATGATGTTGACGATATTCTTGTAAATCTTCACGCAACATCGCATAACTTGTAATGTAAATTTGATTCTCTTTCATTTCAGCGATAGCTTCTTGACGTTTTACTTTGTTACCATCGATAATTTGAGCTTTAATTTCAGGAGCAAACTTACTCCACTCATTTTGCCAGTTGTAAACAACTGATGATGGACAAACAATCAACGTTGGTTCAAAGGACTCGTATTTGTCTAATAGACTACAAATATAAGCAATTGTTTGAATTGTTTTACCGAGACCCATTTCATCCGCTAAAATACCATTTAACCCATACTGAGAAAGTAGACTTAACCAACTATAACCTTCAATTTGATGAGGTTGTAGCGTACCGCCCGTTAGTTTTTCACTGACTTTTTCTAAGTCCCAATCACCTGATTGCATCAGGATCATCAAGTCGTGTAATTGGTCAGTAATATGAATTTGTGTTTCGCGGTTTTGCATTAGTGGCAACGCACGATAGATAGATAAACGTAATTGGTTTTGTTGCCAATCTGCTGGTTTAATTCGCATCTTACGCAACAAAGCGTGAAGCGCTAATGCTTCTTCTGATTCTAAAGAGATTAAACGCCCTTCTTCATCTTCATACACTAGCTCACCTTCAAGTATATGTTCAATTAATGATTTAGAATGATCTCCTTCAAAGTCTTTAAATTGCACTGAGAAATTGACATAACCATCTTGTGAATCTTCATTAAAATAAGTCTCTACAGGCATTTCTGTAATGATATTTTCTAACGATTCATCCATGACGATTTCAGCGTGCTCTCTTAACAGAGGCACGATATATTTATAGAATACATATCGCTCACTTGCTTTCGCGCTGACCAATACAGTATTTTTTTTCACGTGTAAGGGGGCTTGTTCAAGAATTCGCATAACAGCATGCTCTGCATACGTATCACGAATAAATAATGCTTCGCCGCTTAATTCTGGCGTCCAACGATCAAAAAAGGGATCGTAACCAAAGTCATTATAATAATGAGTGACTTGTAAACGATGCTCGTTATCGATTACCGCAATTTCAATGACGGTATGAATAGGATGATGTACAACTTCCATCTCTTCGAATTCTGGCAACTGAATTAAGGTGATTTTTTCTAAACTTGTCAAAATATAAGAAAAGAAGTTTGAATAATCTTCTTGCAGAACAAAATGGACCGTTTCTTCCGTTTTTTTCAACCACTTTTTAATGATTGTGAACGGCTTAATCGTATGTTCTGAAAAGTGATAAAATGAGCCATCAAAAAAGACAAGTTGTTCTTGTTCGAACAGTAATAATTGCTCAAATTCTTGAAAATCAAAAGAGATGCCTTCTTCAACAAATTGATGATTCAAAGTGATTGGCACTTTTGTATTCTCATAAAACCCTTGAACAGGATAACTAACATCTTGATAAGTGAAAGAGGCTAACTGCATCGGCATTTGTTTTAGTATCCTTACCATCATTTCACTCGTTAACGTTAATTGTTTCTCTTCAGCATAGGTACGTGACCAATCGTTCGTATCATATATTCGCGCCATTCTTGCTAGCTCACTTAGATCAGTTAAAATTTGTTGGTGTGCCTTCGAAAACAAAATATCTTTAAAATCGATTGTTAGACGAGGGTTAACTATGTAATAGGTATCGTTTTCCCAAGCTTTTAAAAATGCACGAATATCTTTTATCACATAATGTGTTTGACCGACTTTACCAATCTGTAAAGAGATAGCGATTTTACGATCCGCTTCCGATACAAACAGCGGCATCAACATATAAGTCAGCTCATAGGGTGTACGTTCTGTTTTTTCGAAATCGTAATGGTAAGTGTCCTCTGCTAAATCCGAGGCAAAATCATTAATCAGTGAAACAGTGGTATTTTTAGGTCTTGGTTTAATTACTTTTTGCTGTACGAGTTCGTCAATGACTTTATTGATATGCACACATCCTGTTTTAGGGTCAGATTCGTATTCACGGCATTCACAACGATAAGTGGGGTCTTTTTCATTTAAGTGAAACGCAGAAACAATATAGCTCACCCGTGTATCTTTGACTGTGGCCATAATCATGTCATGCTCTTTGTCTTGACGCATATGAGTTATTGATAGCATTTATTTATCATCCCTTAATGGTAATATTCGAAACATTCTATTATACATATGATCGCCAATCTTTAAAGTACCGTCTGTTTTAAAACCGACACGCTCATATAGGGCACCTGCTTTAGGATTGTGCTGATCACAATTAAGACCTATACGCGTTTCACCCGCTTCGGCTGCCACTTCATTGGCATAATTCAGCAATGCAGAACCAATCCCTTTACCGCGAGCCTCAGAGGAGGTAACTAACGCATCGATGTACCATTCGCCAGGAAACGTTTCAACATCCGGGAAAAGCACCTCGTCGGGTGGAAGATTAAATGAAGCATTATACTGCTTAAATGGTTCATCTAAACGTGCGGCATCACTGCCAGAATAACCACATAAAAAGCCTAAGATAGTACCTGCTTGTTCATACACATAAAAGTTTTTATAACTATAACGTGATTCTTCACCTTCAATAATGGGAATTATTTTATTATTAAGTTCTTCATCAGACTTATATTGTGCAAATACTGGCAACTCGATATCTCTTAAAATAACAGAGAGTAAAGGTGCTATTTGTTTTGCATCTTCTTTTTGGGCATTTCTCATCATAACTATGCAAGTCCTTTCCTACATAAGTGTAAAACTCAATTGTATCTCTCTAAAGAATAGCACAAAAAGGGCATTAATTGAAACTAAAATGCGTTGTTGAGCCTTTTGCTGTTTGATTGATAACTAATTTGCTGTGAATGCGTGATTTTAGTTCGGGTACATGTGAAATGATACCTACTAAACGACCATTTGCTTGTGTATCGAGCAACATATCAATCGCTTGTTCAAGTGAATCTGGATCAAGTGTCCCAAACCCTTCATCAATAAAGATTGTCTCTAAAGACATACCGCCACTTAATTCTTGAATACAATCGGCCAAAGCCAAAGCTAACGCAAGTGACGCTTTAAAACTTTCACCACCGGAGAGTGTTTTTACATGCCTTGTTTTAGACGTATAAGCATCAATGACAGATAGTTCAAGACCGCTCTGTGCATTCCCTTTTGTTAATTCTGCTTGACGTTGGAGTTGATAACGACCATCAGTCATCGTGCGTAAACGTGGGTTTGCATATTCTAAAATTAAATCAAGAAATGCCGTCAGCACATAACGCTCAAACGTTAATTTAGAACCATTTTTACCACGGGCCACATTTGCTAAATAACTAACTTGTGAATACACAGACTCTGCTGATACAATCGCAGCCTGTTGCTTACGGTAGCCATTGATCAACTGCTCTTCTTGCCCCGCTTGTTGTTGATACACACGCACACGCTGTTCAATAACGTGACGTTCTTCGTTACAAAGGTTTAAATTATTTTGAATACTAGCAATGTCAGGGTAAGTTTGTCCGTCTAATACACCTACTAACGTTGCTAATTGCTCTTTTAATTGCGCATATTTTTGCTGATAAGCCGTGACTTGTTCTTTCAGTTCCAAGAAAACCTCAGAAGCTAAACAAGCTGCTTCAAAACTTGCTTGATCATTAAAACCTGCAGCTCGTTGTTTTTCAAGGATACTATTTGTCATTTCAGTTAAACGTTCTTGCTCTGTATGAAGTGCCTTTTCAGCTGAATCTAATGCTGCAGTTTGTTTAGTGAGCTGAATTTGGTTCGCTTGCACACGTTCAGATACACTTTGTTCTTCCGCTTCAAAAGCAGAAATAATCTGAGTGGCTTCTTCAACAGCTTTAATCACAGCCTTTAAATCATCTGGCCTTGGTGGTGTATCGGCTTCTAATCGCTGACGGTCACTGGCAATTCCTCTAATTTGGGCAACTGCCGTTTTAAGCGCTACTTCCAACGCTTGTTTTTCTTCGAGGTGACGGTTGTAATTAGCAATCAAACGTTGTTGCTTTGCCTTCGCTTCTTCGTATGTTAGTACATAATTAAGTGCGCTGAGTTCCGCTTGCTCATCTTTCAAAGCTTGAACATGCCATTCGTATTGTTCAGAAGCTGTTGTAGCTGTTACATTCAATTTTTCATAACTTGCCGCAATATGCCCAGCTGTTTGTTTTATTTGAAATTGTTTAGTTCTAATTTGAATTTTTGTTTCTTCTATTTGTGACAAAACACCCTTCATCAACTGCTCAATATCCGCAAGTGCTTTCTCACTATCAATCAAATGAGCCGCTTCTGCTATATGAGGATGAGACTCAGAACCACAAACAGGGCAAGCATCTCCTTCCTGTAGTTGTGACGCAATTTGTGCCACAAGCTGTTGACGTTCCTCTGCAATAATGTTCGAGCGCTCTTGTTGCAAGCGTTCGCTCTTGGCAACTTCTTTTGCAAGTTGTTGTTCAAGATAACCCACTGCCTCTGTGTCGCGTGACGAAGCATCAAGAAGTTCATCCACTTCACTATAAAGCTGCAACCAACGTTGTTGTTCTTCCATCCGTTGTGTTATAAGTAGACGTTGTGTTTCCTGACCTTGTGCACGCTCAACATGTTTTTCTGCTTCTACCACCAATTGATTATCCGTCTCTAATAGGACAACTTGACGATCAAATTTTTCCTTATTGGCTTCTTGAGCTTTGACGATAGTGTTCATTTGCTCCTGCAAACTTTGCAGTTGTTGCCAGGCAGGCAAATAGCGTTGCCATTCTGCTGTTTCTGCTTTTGTTGTGAGGTACTGTTCACGTTTTGCTTCCAATTCTGCTTTTGTTGTTGTTAATTGGTCTGTTGTACTATTTAACAACGTTAATTCTTCTGCAGCGGTTTTAACCAGCTGTTCTTTTTCAAGTATGGCAGCTTTAATTTTTTCTTGTTCACTGATCCATGCCATAATCGGTTGAGCTGCTGTTGCTTGTTCCAATAAATGACTTTGTCTAGACTGTTCCTCTGCCTGTTCTTCTAATGTTGCCAAAGATGTCGTTACTTGCTCACGCTGTTCCCATTGACGAATAAGCGTTTGTGCAATTGCAAGCTCCTGTTGGAGTTTTGTATGGCGCTGTTCAACGCTGTTTTTTTGCATCTCTGTACTTTCTAAAGCTGCTAAAGTTGCTTGATTCAACGTTGCTAAATGAGCCATAATATCGGAATGTTGTTGTAAATTTTCATCTGCTGCAGCCAATTCATGGTAATCATCACGTAACCCTTGCAATTGACGATCGATAACTTTCACAACTTCTTCAGATTCACGCTGTTTTTCAAAGAGTTGTTCCTGAATTTTTTTGTAGATGGCTGTATCCGCTAATTTTTGTAAAATCTCTTCTTTGTCTTTACTGTTGCTCATTAATAATTCACGGAATTCATTTTGAGGAA comes from Brochothrix thermosphacta DSM 20171 = FSL F6-1036 and encodes:
- a CDS encoding lytic transglycosylase domain-containing protein; translation: MTLMKRVVRAFGFLLFTVVFVTLLFGSFWQSQAIKIKGHIPKQYIETYKAAGKEYNIDWQLLAAVHRVETNFSRSKSMVSNAGAIGPMQFLPLTWVGWNYPGKNNEVTEKDLTDVKIIAKYGGYGVDGDGDGIADPMNAVDAIYSTANYLNKTKASIDRKHLKKAIFDYNHSDIYVRDILYYQDIYKELYK
- a CDS encoding DEAD/DEAH box helicase — its product is MLSITHMRQDKEHDMIMATVKDTRVSYIVSAFHLNEKDPTYRCECREYESDPKTGCVHINKVIDELVQQKVIKPRPKNTTVSLINDFASDLAEDTYHYDFEKTERTPYELTYMLMPLFVSEADRKIAISLQIGKVGQTHYVIKDIRAFLKAWENDTYYIVNPRLTIDFKDILFSKAHQQILTDLSELARMARIYDTNDWSRTYAEEKQLTLTSEMMVRILKQMPMQLASFTYQDVSYPVQGFYENTKVPITLNHQFVEEGISFDFQEFEQLLLFEQEQLVFFDGSFYHFSEHTIKPFTIIKKWLKKTEETVHFVLQEDYSNFFSYILTSLEKITLIQLPEFEEMEVVHHPIHTVIEIAVIDNEHRLQVTHYYNDFGYDPFFDRWTPELSGEALFIRDTYAEHAVMRILEQAPLHVKKNTVLVSAKASERYVFYKYIVPLLREHAEIVMDESLENIITEMPVETYFNEDSQDGYVNFSVQFKDFEGDHSKSLIEHILEGELVYEDEEGRLISLESEEALALHALLRKMRIKPADWQQNQLRLSIYRALPLMQNRETQIHITDQLHDLMILMQSGDWDLEKVSEKLTGGTLQPHQIEGYSWLSLLSQYGLNGILADEMGLGKTIQTIAYICSLLDKYESFEPTLIVCPSSVVYNWQNEWSKFAPEIKAQIIDGNKVKRQEAIAEMKENQIYITSYAMLREDLQEYRQHHLGCFVLDEAQSLKNSRSLISQAAKHVKAKHKVALSGTPIENRSDDLWALFQIILPGYLPVLTQFKKLPPAEVKKLTAPFILRRLKQDILSDLPSLNETNLSIDLNSEQKRIYMQVINSLRVSLEEDKSEPQQRMQILAALTRLRQICDDPRLILEDYQGGSAKLDELLRIVTETAAEDKQMLIFSQFASMLPLIGQELEKLGIPYFLLDGKTNASKRMEMATAFNNSERTVFLISLKAGGTGLNLTGASRVILYDLWWNPAVEQQAAARAHRIGQTKDVDVVRIISKGTIEENIRDLQQSKLSLVDQILPSNEQKANININELKQLLFNTDKLS
- a CDS encoding GNAT family N-acetyltransferase yields the protein MMRNAQKEDAKQIAPLLSVILRDIELPVFAQYKSDEELNNKIIPIIEGEESRYSYKNFYVYEQAGTILGFLCGYSGSDAARLDEPFKQYNASFNLPPDEVLFPDVETFPGEWYIDALVTSSEARGKGIGSALLNYANEVAAEAGETRIGLNCDQHNPKAGALYERVGFKTDGTLKIGDHMYNRMFRILPLRDDK
- a CDS encoding AAA family ATPase produces the protein MKPIELIIEAFGPYAKKQVIDFRELASEHIFLITGKTGAGKSTLFDAMSFALYGEANGDMRDSQSLRSDYADADTPTEVSLTFDTNGVRYRIVRRPQQLLNKKRGSGQRLISGEASLFKLESDTETVLGANIRDVQEAMAGIIPLTVTQFRQIMMIPQNEFRELLMSNSKDKEEILQKLADTAIYKKIQEQLFEKQRESEEVVKVIDRQLQGLRDDYHELAAADENLQQHSDIMAHLATLNQATLAALESTEMQKNSVEQRHTKLQQELAIAQTLIRQWEQREQVTTSLATLEEQAEEQSRQSHLLEQATAAQPIMAWISEQEKIKAAILEKEQLVKTAAEELTLLNSTTDQLTTTKAELEAKREQYLTTKAETAEWQRYLPAWQQLQSLQEQMNTIVKAQEANKEKFDRQVVLLETDNQLVVEAEKHVERAQGQETQRLLITQRMEEQQRWLQLYSEVDELLDASSRDTEAVGYLEQQLAKEVAKSERLQQERSNIIAEERQQLVAQIASQLQEGDACPVCGSESHPHIAEAAHLIDSEKALADIEQLMKGVLSQIEETKIQIRTKQFQIKQTAGHIAASYEKLNVTATTASEQYEWHVQALKDEQAELSALNYVLTYEEAKAKQQRLIANYNRHLEEKQALEVALKTAVAQIRGIASDRQRLEADTPPRPDDLKAVIKAVEEATQIISAFEAEEQSVSERVQANQIQLTKQTAALDSAEKALHTEQERLTEMTNSILEKQRAAGFNDQASFEAACLASEVFLELKEQVTAYQQKYAQLKEQLATLVGVLDGQTYPDIASIQNNLNLCNEERHVIEQRVRVYQQQAGQEEQLINGYRKQQAAIVSAESVYSQVSYLANVARGKNGSKLTFERYVLTAFLDLILEYANPRLRTMTDGRYQLQRQAELTKGNAQSGLELSVIDAYTSKTRHVKTLSGGESFKASLALALALADCIQELSGGMSLETIFIDEGFGTLDPDSLEQAIDMLLDTQANGRLVGIISHVPELKSRIHSKLVINQTAKGSTTHFSFN